The Bos javanicus breed banteng chromosome 21, ARS-OSU_banteng_1.0, whole genome shotgun sequence genome includes a region encoding these proteins:
- the LOC133234531 gene encoding interferon alpha-inducible protein 27-like protein 2B: MEFTKAVRLASNLASKILSAGSLAKVGGAASSSVLARLSSLGLTLPSSTALAGATSTLGSLVGTLKGSFLLGSPAAALSTLPVGGLTLPSSTALAGATSTLGSLVGTLKGSFLLGSPAAALSTLPVGGLTLPSSTALAGATSTLGSLVGTLKGSFLLGSPAAALSTLPVGAKAAAAVVGGASTVAAVPMVLSAVGFTSAGITASSLAAKMMSISAIANGGGVAAGSLVATLQSVGASGLCLSSKLLVGIAGSTLVSKFLGL; the protein is encoded by the exons ATGGAATTCACCAAGGCTGTCCGCTTAGCCTCTAACCTGGCTTCCAAGATACTGTCTGCAGGGAGCCTGGCCAAAGTGGGCGGGGCGGCCTCCAGCAGCGTCTTGGCAAGACTTTCTTCGCTGG GGCTCACTCTGCCATCCAGCACTGCCCTGGCGGGGGCCACGTCTACCCTGGGATCCTTGGTGGGGACGCTGAAAGGCTCCTTCCTGCTCGGATCCCCCGCTGCGGCCCTGAGCACTTTGCCAGTAGGAG GGCTCACTCTGCCATCCAGCACTGCCCTGGCGGGGGCCACGTCTACCCTGGGATCCTTGGTGGGGACGCTGAAAGGCTCCTTCCTGCTCGGATCCCCCGCTGCGGCCCTGAGCACTTTGCCAGTAGGAG GGCTCACTCTGCCATCCAGCACTGCCCTGGCGGGGGCCACGTCTACCCTGGGATCCTTGGTGGGGACGCTGAAAGGCTCCTTCCTGCTCGGATCCCCCGCTGCGGCCCTGAGCACTTTGCCAGTAGGAG CCAAGGCTGCTGCAGCTGTGGTGGGCGGAG CTTCCACCGTGGCGGCTGTGCCCATGGTGCTTAGCGCGGTGGGCTTCACCAGTGCAGGAATCACTGCCTCCTCCTTGGCGGCCAAGATGATGTCAATATCTGCCATCGCCAATGGGGGTGGAGTTGCCGCCGGCAGCCTGGTGGCCACGCTCCAGTCCGTGG GAGCAAGCGGACTCTGCCTGTCATCCAAACTCTTGGTGGGCATCGCTGGGTCCACCCTCGTGTCCAAATTTTTGGGCCTGTAA